A stretch of the Cottoperca gobio chromosome 2, fCotGob3.1, whole genome shotgun sequence genome encodes the following:
- the LOC115017342 gene encoding NGFI-A-binding protein 1-like, with the protein MAAVLPRTLGELQLYRILQRANLLYYYEAFIQQGGDDVQQLCEAGEEEFLEIMALVGMASKPLHVRRLQKALRDWVTNPAIFNQPLTSLPVCSIPVYKLPEGSPTLLNAQDRANTASVKMPKAVAAACSDPGKLEVARDKVSAGSPLQGSSEARFWSGHSNDSEHSLSPSDLGSPSSPRDALEALDAAAVQSVLECVDRMAPGLPKTDLAEVKEQLKNNKKMAKMIGHIFEMSDDEPRREEEIRKYSAIYGRFDSKRRDGKHLTLHELTVNEAAAHLCMRDMALLTRRDELFGLARQISREVTYKYTYRTSKSRCGERDEPSPKRIKTEENFFDIQEALQAIHMRQEMLREQLACAKSKGEETVGRNLQIQLERLLARQMEILQDAAVQERLQALDWRIPPAALKYLNDSQNTNGAAADASRDNQDERPINLRVVSQNMQEGDLPLGKQLANELKRHHNHNHNNNNTDETKTPATENGTSLRASNNAEKKTIKSEPEDST; encoded by the exons ATGGCGGCGGTGTTGCCGAGAACCCTGGGTGAGCTGCAGCTCTACCGGATCCTGCAGCGGGCCAACCTGCTCTACTACTACGAGGCTTTCATCCAGCAGGGCGGCGACGACGTGCAGCAGCTGTGCGAGGCCGGCGAGGAGGAGTTCCTGGAGATCATGGCCCTCGTCGGCATGGCCAGCAAGCCGCTGCACGTGCGGCGCCTGCAGAAGGCGCTGCGGGACTGGGTCACCAACCCGGCCATCTTCAACCAGCCGCTGACGTCGCTGCCAGTCTGCAGCATCCCCGTCTACAAGCTGCCCGAGGGCTCGCCCACGCTGCTCAACGCACAGGACCGAGCCAACACCGCCAGCGTCAAGATGCCCAAAGCCGTCGCCGCCGCCTGCTCCGACCCAGGGAAGCTGGAAGTGGCGCGGGACAAAGTGTCAGCCGGGTCACCCCTGCAGGGCAGCAGCGAGGCTCGGTTCTGGTCGGGCCACAGCAACGACAGCGAGCACAGCCTGTCGCCGTCAGACCTCGGCTCCCCGTCCTCGCCGAGAGACGCGTTAGAGGCTCTGGACGCCGCCGCCGTCCAGTCAGTCCTGGAGTGTGTGGACAGGATGGCCCCGGGACTTCCTAAGACAGACTTAGCCGAGGTCAAGGAGCAGCTGAAGAACAACAAGAAGATGGCGAAGATGATCGGACACATCTTTGAAATGAGCGACGATGAGCCACGGAGGGAAGAGGAGATTCGTAAATACAGCGCCATCTACGGACGCTTCGACTCCAAGAGGAGGGACGGCAAACACCTGACGCTGCATGAG ctgacgGTGAACGAGGCGGCGGCCCACCTCTGTATGAGGGACATGGCTCTGCTGACGCGTCGGGACGAGCTCTTCGGACTCGCCCGCCAAATTTCCAGAGAGGTCACCTACAAATACACCTACCGCACCAGCAA GTCTcgctgtggagagagagacgagcCGTCCCCTAAAAGGATCAAAACAGAG GAGAACTTCTTCGACATCCAGGAGGCGCTGCAGGCCATCCACATGAGGCAGGAGATGCTGCGGGAGCAGCTGGCCTGCGCCAAGTCGAAAGGAGAAGAAACCGTCGGGCGAAATCTGCAG ATACAGCTGGAGCGTCTGCTGGCGAGGCAGATGGAGATCCTGCAGGACGCCGCCGTGCAGGAGCGACTCCAGGCTCTGGACTGGAGGATCCCCCCCGCCGCCTTAAAGTACCTCAACGACTCCCAAAACACCAACGGAGCCGCTGCCGACGCCAGCAGAGACAACCAAG ATGAACGACCGATCAACCTGCGCGTGGTTAGTCAGAACATGCAGGAAGGCGACCTCCCGTTGGGAAAGCAGCTAGCCAATGAATTGAAGCGCcaccacaaccacaaccacaacaacaacaacacagacgaGACCAAAACACCAGCAACGG AAAACGGGACGTCGCTGCGAGCGTCCAACAACGCCGAGAAGAAGACCATCAAGTCAGAGCCGGAAGACTCCACATAG